In a single window of the Rattus norvegicus strain BN/NHsdMcwi chromosome 6, GRCr8, whole genome shotgun sequence genome:
- the Lrrc74a gene encoding leucine-rich repeat-containing protein 74A isoform X4 — MDDDDIEPLEYETKDETEAALAPQSSEDTLYCEAEAAPSVEKEKPTREDSETDLEIEDTEKFFSIGQKELYLEACKLVGVVPVSYFIRNMEESCMNLNHHGLGPMGIKAIAITLVSNTTVLKLELEDNSIQEEGILSLMEMLHENYYLQELNVSDNNLGLEGARIISDFLQENNSSLWKLKLSGNKFKEECALLLCQALSSNYRIRSLNLSHNEFSDTAGEYLGQMLALNVGLQSLNLSWNHFNVRGAVALCNGLRTNVTLKKLDVSMNGFGNDGALALGDTLKLNSCLVYVDVSRNGITNEGASRISKGLENNECLQVLKSSQLANTKHESAATVQSTQQTPHMNQQGQFNPEETVRLTNWPKSEEAARSHRNLTSSLPPPPAVLFSRSFS, encoded by the exons ATGGACGACGACGATATTGAGCCTCTTGAGTACGAGACCAAAG ATGAAACTGAAGCTGCCTTGGCACCTCAGAGCAGCGAAGACACCCTCTACTGTGAGGCTGAAGCCGCTCCAAGTGTTGAGAAAGAGAAACCTACCAGGGAGGATTCGGAGACAGACCTGGAAATTGAAG acacagagaaattctTCAGCATCGGACAGAAGGAGCTGTACTTGGAGGCCTGCAAACTGGTGGGTGTGGTCCCTGTCTCCTACTTCATCCGGAACATGGAGGAGTCCTGCATGAACCTCAACCACCATGGTCTGGGCCCCATGGGTATCAAAGCCATTGCTATAACTCTGGTG TCCAACACCACGGTCCTCAAACTGGAGCTGGAAGACAACTCCATCCAGGAGGAGGGCATCCTGAGTCTGATGGAGATGCTGCATGAGAACTACTACCTACAGGAGCTA AATGTGTCTGACAATAACCTTGGTTTGGAAGGAGCCAGGATCATCTCGGACTTCCTCCAGGAGAATAACTCATCGCTCTGGAAACTGAAACTCTCAG GAAACAAATTCAAGGAAGAATGTGCCTTACTTTTATGCCAAGCCTTGTCG TCCAATTACCGAATCAGGTCACTGAATCTCAGCCACAACGAGTTCTCTGACACTGCAGGGGAGTACCTGGGACAGATGCTGG CCCTCAACGTAGGGCTCCAGTCACTGAACCTGAGCTGGAATCATTTCAATGTTCGTGGAGCTGTGGCCCTGTGTAATGGTCTCCGG ACTAATGTGACCCTGAAGAAACTGGACGTATCCATGAATGGCTTTGGGAATGATGGTGCCTTGGCCCTGGGAGATACCCTCAAGCTCAACAGCTGTCTGGTCTACGTGGATGTCAGTAGAAATGGCATCACCAATGAGGGGGCCTCCAGGATCAGCAAGGGCCTAGAAAATAATGAGTGTCTCCAAGTGCTGAAG tccagtCAACTAGCAaataccaaacatgaatcagcagctacAGTTCAGTCCACTcagcagacaccacacatgaaTCAGCAAGGACAGTTTAATCCAGAAGAAACCGTGAGGCTCACAAATTGGCCTAAGTCTGAGGAAGCGGCAAGAAGCCACAGGAATCTCAcgagttctttg cctcctcctcctgctgtgcTCTTCTCCCGCAGCTTTTCCTGA
- the Lrrc74a gene encoding leucine-rich repeat-containing protein 74A isoform X9, with translation MDDDDIEPLEYETKDETEAALAPQSSEDTLYCEAEAAPSVEKEKPTREDSETDLEIEDTEKFFSIGQKELYLEACKLVGVVPVSYFIRNMEESCMNLNHHGLGPMGIKAIAITLVSNTTVLKLELEDNSIQEEGILSLMEMLHENYYLQELNVSDNNLGLEGARIISDFLQENNSSLWKLKLSGKGPGRYGGQESVLWSSLLMKHPHYRKQIQGRMCLTFMPSLVVQLPNQVTESQPQRVL, from the exons ATGGACGACGACGATATTGAGCCTCTTGAGTACGAGACCAAAG ATGAAACTGAAGCTGCCTTGGCACCTCAGAGCAGCGAAGACACCCTCTACTGTGAGGCTGAAGCCGCTCCAAGTGTTGAGAAAGAGAAACCTACCAGGGAGGATTCGGAGACAGACCTGGAAATTGAAG acacagagaaattctTCAGCATCGGACAGAAGGAGCTGTACTTGGAGGCCTGCAAACTGGTGGGTGTGGTCCCTGTCTCCTACTTCATCCGGAACATGGAGGAGTCCTGCATGAACCTCAACCACCATGGTCTGGGCCCCATGGGTATCAAAGCCATTGCTATAACTCTGGTG TCCAACACCACGGTCCTCAAACTGGAGCTGGAAGACAACTCCATCCAGGAGGAGGGCATCCTGAGTCTGATGGAGATGCTGCATGAGAACTACTACCTACAGGAGCTA AATGTGTCTGACAATAACCTTGGTTTGGAAGGAGCCAGGATCATCTCGGACTTCCTCCAGGAGAATAACTCATCGCTCTGGAAACTGAAACTCTCAG GGAAAGGGCCTGGCAGATATGGGGGACAAGAGAGCGTGCTCTGGAGTTCACTGCTAATGAAGCACCCTCACTACAGGAAACAAATTCAAGGAAGAATGTGCCTTACTTTTATGCCAAGCCTTGTCG TCCAATTACCGAATCAGGTCACTGAATCTCAGCCACAACGAGTTCTCTGA
- the Lrrc74a gene encoding leucine-rich repeat-containing protein 74A isoform X7 — protein MDDDDIEPLEYETKDETEAALAPQSSEDTLYCEAEAAPSVEKEKPTREDSETDLEIEDTEKFFSIGQKELYLEACKLVGVVPVSYFIRNMEESCMNLNHHGLGPMGIKAIAITLVSNTTVLKLELEDNSIQEEGILSLMEMLHENYYLQELNVSDNNLGLEGARIISDFLQENNSSLWKLKLSGNKFKEECALLLCQALSSNYRIRSLNLSHNEFSDTAGEYLGQMLGLKLQPFTTMPSLCGTEDQTQGLMHAGQADGHLGHFTAFVTSGPQRRAPVTEPELESFQCSWSCGPV, from the exons ATGGACGACGACGATATTGAGCCTCTTGAGTACGAGACCAAAG ATGAAACTGAAGCTGCCTTGGCACCTCAGAGCAGCGAAGACACCCTCTACTGTGAGGCTGAAGCCGCTCCAAGTGTTGAGAAAGAGAAACCTACCAGGGAGGATTCGGAGACAGACCTGGAAATTGAAG acacagagaaattctTCAGCATCGGACAGAAGGAGCTGTACTTGGAGGCCTGCAAACTGGTGGGTGTGGTCCCTGTCTCCTACTTCATCCGGAACATGGAGGAGTCCTGCATGAACCTCAACCACCATGGTCTGGGCCCCATGGGTATCAAAGCCATTGCTATAACTCTGGTG TCCAACACCACGGTCCTCAAACTGGAGCTGGAAGACAACTCCATCCAGGAGGAGGGCATCCTGAGTCTGATGGAGATGCTGCATGAGAACTACTACCTACAGGAGCTA AATGTGTCTGACAATAACCTTGGTTTGGAAGGAGCCAGGATCATCTCGGACTTCCTCCAGGAGAATAACTCATCGCTCTGGAAACTGAAACTCTCAG GAAACAAATTCAAGGAAGAATGTGCCTTACTTTTATGCCAAGCCTTGTCG TCCAATTACCGAATCAGGTCACTGAATCTCAGCCACAACGAGTTCTCTGACACTGCAGGGGAGTACCTGGGACAGATGCTGG ggCTAAAATTACAACCattcaccaccatgcccagtttatgtggcactgaggatcaaacccaaggcctcatGCATGCCGGGCAAGCAGATGGACACTTAGGACACTTCACTGCGTTTGTGACATCAGG CCCTCAACGTAGGGCTCCAGTCACTGAACCTGAGCTGGAATCATTTCAATGTTCGTGGAGCTGTGGCCCTGTGTAA
- the Lrrc74a gene encoding leucine-rich repeat-containing protein 74A isoform X6: MDDDDIEPLEYETKDETEAALAPQSSEDTLYCEAEAAPSVEKEKPTREDSETDLEIEDTEKFFSIGQKELYLEACKLVGVVPVSYFIRNMEESCMNLNHHGLGPMGIKAIAITLVSNTTVLKLELEDNSIQEEGILSLMEMLHENYYLQELNVSDNNLGLEGARIISDFLQENNSSLWKLKLSGNKFKEECALLLCQALSSNYRIRSLNLSHNEFSDTAGEYLGQMLALNVGLQSLNLSWNHFNVRGAVALCNGLRTNVTLKKLDVSMNGFGNDGALALGDTLKLNSCLVYVDVSRNGITNEGASRISKGLENNECLQVLKPPPPAVLFSRSFS, from the exons ATGGACGACGACGATATTGAGCCTCTTGAGTACGAGACCAAAG ATGAAACTGAAGCTGCCTTGGCACCTCAGAGCAGCGAAGACACCCTCTACTGTGAGGCTGAAGCCGCTCCAAGTGTTGAGAAAGAGAAACCTACCAGGGAGGATTCGGAGACAGACCTGGAAATTGAAG acacagagaaattctTCAGCATCGGACAGAAGGAGCTGTACTTGGAGGCCTGCAAACTGGTGGGTGTGGTCCCTGTCTCCTACTTCATCCGGAACATGGAGGAGTCCTGCATGAACCTCAACCACCATGGTCTGGGCCCCATGGGTATCAAAGCCATTGCTATAACTCTGGTG TCCAACACCACGGTCCTCAAACTGGAGCTGGAAGACAACTCCATCCAGGAGGAGGGCATCCTGAGTCTGATGGAGATGCTGCATGAGAACTACTACCTACAGGAGCTA AATGTGTCTGACAATAACCTTGGTTTGGAAGGAGCCAGGATCATCTCGGACTTCCTCCAGGAGAATAACTCATCGCTCTGGAAACTGAAACTCTCAG GAAACAAATTCAAGGAAGAATGTGCCTTACTTTTATGCCAAGCCTTGTCG TCCAATTACCGAATCAGGTCACTGAATCTCAGCCACAACGAGTTCTCTGACACTGCAGGGGAGTACCTGGGACAGATGCTGG CCCTCAACGTAGGGCTCCAGTCACTGAACCTGAGCTGGAATCATTTCAATGTTCGTGGAGCTGTGGCCCTGTGTAATGGTCTCCGG ACTAATGTGACCCTGAAGAAACTGGACGTATCCATGAATGGCTTTGGGAATGATGGTGCCTTGGCCCTGGGAGATACCCTCAAGCTCAACAGCTGTCTGGTCTACGTGGATGTCAGTAGAAATGGCATCACCAATGAGGGGGCCTCCAGGATCAGCAAGGGCCTAGAAAATAATGAGTGTCTCCAAGTGCTGAAG cctcctcctcctgctgtgcTCTTCTCCCGCAGCTTTTCCTGA
- the Lrrc74a gene encoding leucine-rich repeat-containing protein 74A isoform X8 — translation MDDDDIEPLEYETKDETEAALAPQSSEDTLYCEAEAAPSVEKEKPTREDSETDLEIEDTEKFFSIGQKELYLEACKLVGVVPVSYFIRNMEESCMNLNHHGLGPMGIKAIAITLVSNTTVLKLELEDNSIQEEGILSLMEMLHENYYLQELNVSDNNLGLEGARIISDFLQENNSSLWKLKLSGNKFKEECALLLCQALSSNYRIRSLNLSHNEFSDTAGEYLGQMLALNVGLQSLNLSWNHFNVRGAVALCNGLRLPSPGD, via the exons ATGGACGACGACGATATTGAGCCTCTTGAGTACGAGACCAAAG ATGAAACTGAAGCTGCCTTGGCACCTCAGAGCAGCGAAGACACCCTCTACTGTGAGGCTGAAGCCGCTCCAAGTGTTGAGAAAGAGAAACCTACCAGGGAGGATTCGGAGACAGACCTGGAAATTGAAG acacagagaaattctTCAGCATCGGACAGAAGGAGCTGTACTTGGAGGCCTGCAAACTGGTGGGTGTGGTCCCTGTCTCCTACTTCATCCGGAACATGGAGGAGTCCTGCATGAACCTCAACCACCATGGTCTGGGCCCCATGGGTATCAAAGCCATTGCTATAACTCTGGTG TCCAACACCACGGTCCTCAAACTGGAGCTGGAAGACAACTCCATCCAGGAGGAGGGCATCCTGAGTCTGATGGAGATGCTGCATGAGAACTACTACCTACAGGAGCTA AATGTGTCTGACAATAACCTTGGTTTGGAAGGAGCCAGGATCATCTCGGACTTCCTCCAGGAGAATAACTCATCGCTCTGGAAACTGAAACTCTCAG GAAACAAATTCAAGGAAGAATGTGCCTTACTTTTATGCCAAGCCTTGTCG TCCAATTACCGAATCAGGTCACTGAATCTCAGCCACAACGAGTTCTCTGACACTGCAGGGGAGTACCTGGGACAGATGCTGG CCCTCAACGTAGGGCTCCAGTCACTGAACCTGAGCTGGAATCATTTCAATGTTCGTGGAGCTGTGGCCCTGTGTAATGGTCTCCG GCTCCCCTCCCCTGGAGACTAA